From the Synechococcus sp. HK01-R genome, one window contains:
- a CDS encoding HAMP domain-containing sensor histidine kinase — translation MRPLPSLRLWLLSTSVLTVIAGYTLLLVLNGSINAQQRQRQHQRLVQALVFRRSEGSLGPDALPLVGLESSLLPEGDEQKPVLDLLNDGTAWLVSRVRLSEAAGGSQLLEVRQDVSDSFAQERLSQMLLIAAAGLSTLLTAVLLRLVLWRGLVRPLKDLSAELDALSADSLGDHPLAVEQLAIELQPIAEAFNNLQQRLAAAWQRERRFVDGVAHELRTPITLISGRSQRLLRQAHSDVLHQSLQQIHSEACRMAELISVLLELARSDSGRLQLSIEALDGEQQLLEAFERLRPTAPERLRLGPPPEPSLPAIHADRERLQQCLAALIDNALRYSQGPVLLRCSERRSPTDHHHAVVLHVSDSGPGIPVAERAHVLERFARGSSSAGTRGSGIGLAMVQELSQAMGAELRIADQGGGGADLQLCFPV, via the coding sequence ATGCGCCCACTTCCCTCCCTGCGCCTCTGGTTGCTGTCCACCAGCGTGCTCACGGTGATTGCCGGCTACACACTGCTCTTGGTGCTGAACGGCAGCATCAACGCCCAGCAGCGGCAGCGGCAGCATCAACGCTTGGTGCAGGCCCTGGTTTTCCGGCGTTCTGAGGGTTCCTTGGGTCCCGATGCACTGCCTCTGGTCGGTTTGGAGTCGTCCCTGTTGCCGGAGGGTGATGAGCAGAAGCCCGTGCTTGATCTGCTCAACGATGGCACCGCCTGGTTGGTCAGCCGCGTGCGTCTGTCAGAAGCGGCCGGTGGGTCTCAGCTGTTGGAGGTGCGCCAAGACGTCAGCGACTCCTTTGCCCAGGAGCGTCTGAGTCAGATGTTGTTGATTGCCGCTGCTGGCCTCTCCACTCTGCTCACCGCCGTCTTGCTCCGCCTGGTTCTGTGGCGCGGACTTGTGCGGCCACTCAAGGATCTCAGTGCCGAACTGGATGCTCTTAGCGCCGACTCACTCGGCGATCACCCGCTGGCTGTGGAACAGCTAGCCATTGAGCTCCAGCCGATTGCCGAGGCCTTCAACAATCTCCAGCAACGCCTGGCGGCGGCTTGGCAACGGGAGCGCCGGTTTGTGGATGGCGTTGCCCATGAACTACGCACGCCGATCACGCTGATCTCAGGCCGCAGCCAGCGCCTGTTGCGGCAGGCGCATTCCGATGTCTTGCATCAGTCGCTGCAGCAGATCCATTCGGAAGCCTGTCGCATGGCCGAGCTGATCAGTGTTCTGCTCGAGTTGGCCCGCTCGGATTCCGGCCGTCTTCAGCTGTCGATCGAGGCTCTTGATGGCGAGCAACAGTTGCTTGAGGCCTTTGAGCGCTTGCGACCAACGGCTCCTGAACGGCTCCGGCTCGGACCTCCCCCTGAGCCCTCGCTTCCTGCGATTCATGCCGACCGGGAACGCCTCCAGCAGTGTCTGGCGGCCCTGATTGATAACGCCCTCCGTTACAGCCAGGGCCCCGTGCTGCTTCGTTGTTCCGAGCGTCGTTCGCCAACGGACCATCACCATGCTGTGGTGCTGCATGTCAGCGACAGCGGTCCCGGGATTCCCGTCGCCGAGCGGGCCCACGTGCTGGAGCGGTTTGCCCGCGGCAGCAGTTCCGCCGGCACCCGCGGGAGCGGCATCGGTCTGGCGATGGTGCAGGAGCTCAGTCAGGCGATGGGGGCGGAGTTGCGCATCGCTGATCAGGGCGGAGGGGGTGCCGATCTGCAGCTGTGCTTTCCGGTTTGA
- a CDS encoding type II secretion system protein, translating to MTLPEVLVAAVILTGSSGAALQTWSLAARSALEGQQQQGELELLNTHLLAGRRWLVQEYAGACRFDAATMADQLALAQPLPEPFKRSLEPDLPTGGVWLSLRHLPSDLSRRQLLTPAGSGTCALQAQELEP from the coding sequence ATGACCCTGCCGGAAGTGCTGGTGGCGGCGGTGATCCTCACGGGCAGCAGCGGAGCTGCTCTACAGACCTGGAGCCTGGCCGCCCGTTCCGCCCTGGAGGGGCAACAGCAGCAGGGCGAGCTGGAGTTGCTCAACACCCACCTGCTGGCTGGTCGCCGTTGGTTGGTCCAGGAGTATGCGGGGGCCTGTCGCTTTGACGCCGCCACCATGGCGGATCAGCTGGCGTTGGCGCAGCCCCTGCCGGAGCCGTTCAAGCGCAGCCTGGAGCCAGACCTTCCCACCGGTGGTGTCTGGCTCAGCCTGCGGCATCTCCCCAGCGATCTCAGTCGTCGCCAGTTGCTCACGCCCGCCGGGAGCGGCACCTGTGCGCTCCAGGCCCAGGAGTTGGAGCCATGA
- a CDS encoding ABC transporter permease, with protein sequence MARWGLVIVAVYVAVALFTPLLLAAGVLPDPNAGLDNPIYSAPSLQHWCGTDRLGRDVCVRTLQGSGVALQVVLLAVALALVIGVPLGMVSGYLGGGVDRLLVLLMDTLYTLPVLLLSVVLAFLLGRGIPNAAAALCVVYVPQYFRVVRNQTAQVKAELFVEAAKSLGAGPVWILRRYLLRNVITSVPVLLTLNAADAVLVLGGLGFLGLGLPETVPEWGSDLNLALAAVPTGIWWTALYPGLAMFVLVLGLSFLGEGLEAWVSSSGRDASD encoded by the coding sequence ATGGCCCGCTGGGGATTGGTGATCGTGGCGGTTTACGTCGCTGTGGCCCTTTTCACCCCATTGCTGCTGGCGGCCGGGGTGTTGCCTGATCCGAATGCCGGCCTCGACAATCCCATCTATTCCGCCCCCTCCTTGCAGCACTGGTGCGGGACCGATCGTCTAGGCCGCGACGTGTGCGTGCGCACGCTTCAGGGCAGCGGTGTTGCCTTGCAGGTGGTGTTGCTGGCCGTGGCTCTGGCCCTCGTGATCGGCGTGCCCCTGGGCATGGTGAGCGGATACCTCGGCGGTGGTGTCGATCGCTTGCTGGTGCTGCTGATGGACACCCTGTACACCCTGCCGGTGCTGCTGCTGTCTGTGGTGCTGGCCTTTCTGCTCGGCCGCGGGATTCCCAATGCCGCTGCTGCCCTCTGCGTTGTGTATGTGCCTCAGTATTTCCGCGTGGTGCGCAATCAGACCGCTCAGGTGAAGGCCGAGCTGTTCGTGGAGGCGGCCAAATCCCTCGGGGCCGGACCGGTGTGGATTCTGCGCCGTTACCTGCTCCGCAATGTGATCACCTCCGTGCCGGTGCTGCTCACCCTCAATGCCGCCGATGCGGTGCTGGTGTTGGGGGGGCTGGGATTTCTCGGCCTCGGATTGCCGGAAACGGTGCCGGAGTGGGGCAGTGATCTGAATCTGGCCCTGGCGGCAGTGCCCACCGGGATCTGGTGGACGGCCCTCTACCCCGGCCTGGCGATGTTTGTGCTGGTGCTCGGGCTCTCCTTCCTCGGGGAGGGGCTTGAGGCTTGGGTGAGCAGCAGCGGACGAGACGCGTCAGACTGA
- a CDS encoding GspH/FimT family pseudopilin has product MSQRDGGFSLVDLLVAIAVLGILASIGLVHAGQDRARVELDGAMRRLAVGLEQARRSAERDGKACALSLTEAGWEPPVSADLSPCRGAGLALEEPLSRGVVRLDTNLPDPLRFSVNGLVLDGGLAVLSAPGSTVRPCLVVSLPLGVMRQGRYQQDPAAGLSSSHCLPTGRTG; this is encoded by the coding sequence ATGAGCCAGCGTGATGGCGGCTTCAGCCTGGTGGACCTGCTGGTGGCGATTGCCGTGTTGGGGATCCTCGCCTCGATCGGTTTGGTGCATGCCGGCCAGGATCGCGCTCGCGTCGAATTGGATGGGGCCATGCGTCGCTTGGCCGTGGGCCTGGAGCAAGCCCGGCGATCGGCGGAGCGCGACGGGAAGGCCTGTGCCCTCTCCCTCACCGAGGCGGGCTGGGAACCGCCGGTCTCCGCTGATCTGTCGCCTTGTCGTGGGGCTGGCCTCGCCCTCGAGGAACCCCTCTCCCGCGGGGTGGTCCGTCTCGACACCAACCTTCCCGACCCCCTGCGTTTCAGTGTCAACGGTCTGGTGCTGGACGGGGGGCTGGCGGTGCTGTCCGCCCCAGGCAGCACCGTTCGCCCTTGCCTGGTGGTGAGTCTCCCCCTGGGCGTGATGCGGCAGGGCCGCTACCAGCAGGATCCAGCCGCTGGCCTGAGCAGCAGCCACTGTCTGCCGACGGGGAGGACCGGTTGA
- a CDS encoding sensor histidine kinase KdpD, with amino-acid sequence MSTHTPRRVRLLGSLMGQLQVSCQPVSMTDTLQQAINLARTTTERELQLELPDGSEGASLVALADGDRLRQVLLDLIENADKYSPEHAEIRVRLRRAGTKVCVEVEENGIGIPADDLEHVFERFRRASNSSQGSGTGLGLSIVKLLVEAMEGEVSVRSELGRGSCFVVQLPLADPAQPIDAETSKP; translated from the coding sequence ATGAGCACCCACACCCCCAGGCGCGTACGCCTGCTCGGCAGCCTGATGGGCCAGCTGCAGGTGAGCTGCCAACCGGTGTCGATGACCGACACGCTGCAGCAAGCCATCAACCTGGCGCGCACCACCACCGAACGGGAACTTCAACTGGAACTGCCGGATGGCAGCGAAGGGGCTTCCCTGGTGGCCCTGGCCGATGGCGACCGACTGCGACAGGTGCTGCTCGATCTGATCGAAAACGCCGACAAATACTCACCAGAGCACGCCGAGATTCGCGTGCGCCTGCGCCGCGCTGGCACCAAGGTCTGCGTCGAAGTGGAAGAGAACGGCATCGGCATTCCCGCCGATGATCTTGAGCATGTCTTCGAGCGCTTCCGGCGGGCCAGTAATTCCTCCCAAGGCAGTGGCACTGGCCTGGGGCTCTCCATCGTCAAACTGCTGGTGGAAGCGATGGAAGGTGAGGTAAGCGTTCGCAGCGAGCTTGGCCGTGGCAGTTGCTTTGTGGTGCAGTTGCCGCTCGCGGACCCAGCCCAACCCATCGACGCAGAGACATCCAAGCCATGA
- a CDS encoding prepilin-type N-terminal cleavage/methylation domain-containing protein — MSRPDRCDGFTLVELLLAASLGSLLFGVLLQLLLGDLRLGAAMAARLQARSQQERTLALLRAELAMAHGVDLDPYPSAQWPCGLAGRRPVLAIATDPADPDARGRAIVYSVGSAPSSIWRGQVLMRCGPAYSLDGLPSLESRFQNRVLLDSLPEGAETGLIARRDPVLPVLHLALEQALSPSGRVRTTAAL; from the coding sequence ATGTCTCGCCCTGATCGCTGTGATGGCTTCACCCTGGTGGAGCTGCTACTGGCCGCCAGCCTGGGCAGCTTGCTCTTTGGCGTGCTGCTGCAGTTGCTGCTTGGTGACCTCAGGCTCGGTGCCGCGATGGCGGCACGCCTCCAGGCCCGTTCCCAGCAGGAGCGCACCCTGGCGCTGCTCCGTGCCGAACTCGCCATGGCCCATGGGGTGGATCTGGATCCCTACCCATCAGCGCAGTGGCCCTGTGGCTTGGCGGGGCGCCGCCCGGTGCTGGCGATCGCCACGGATCCCGCTGACCCTGACGCCCGAGGTCGCGCCATCGTCTACAGCGTTGGCTCAGCTCCCTCCTCGATCTGGCGTGGCCAGGTGCTGATGCGCTGCGGCCCTGCTTACAGCCTCGATGGTCTGCCCAGCCTGGAGAGCCGTTTTCAGAATCGGGTTCTGCTCGACAGCTTGCCTGAAGGGGCAGAGACGGGGCTGATTGCTCGCCGTGATCCAGTGCTGCCGGTGCTGCATCTGGCGTTGGAGCAAGCCCTCTCTCCATCAGGCCGCGTGCGGACTACGGCGGCGCTGTAG
- a CDS encoding response regulator transcription factor, whose translation MSDQESAPLLLVDDDPELLQLLFDELQGAGHRCVGVNNGQDALMHLRRGHFALVVLDWTLPDFSGVEICRRLRSSGNTTPVLMVTARDALEERVAALDAGADDYLTKPFELDELQARVRAQLRRRDYASGQEATARLELGDLSIDLILRRVLRAEREINLSQREFDLLVCLVKHPEQVLEREQILELVWGKPFVGDPNTLDVYMGYLRRKLEKPGLAQLLHTVRGVGFMARLGEVKA comes from the coding sequence TTGAGCGATCAGGAATCAGCGCCGTTGCTGCTGGTGGATGACGACCCCGAACTGCTGCAGTTGCTCTTCGATGAGCTGCAGGGCGCCGGCCATCGGTGTGTGGGGGTGAACAACGGTCAGGACGCACTCATGCACTTGCGCCGTGGCCATTTCGCGCTGGTGGTGCTGGATTGGACACTGCCGGACTTCAGTGGCGTGGAGATCTGCCGCCGGCTGCGCAGCAGCGGCAACACCACGCCGGTGCTGATGGTGACGGCACGGGATGCCCTCGAAGAGCGGGTGGCAGCACTGGATGCCGGTGCCGATGACTACCTCACGAAACCCTTTGAACTGGACGAACTCCAGGCCCGCGTGCGCGCCCAGCTGCGGCGGCGGGACTACGCCAGCGGCCAGGAGGCTACGGCACGGCTGGAGCTGGGCGACCTCAGCATTGATCTGATCCTGCGGCGGGTGCTGCGGGCGGAGCGGGAGATCAACCTCTCGCAGCGGGAATTCGATCTGCTGGTCTGCCTCGTGAAGCACCCCGAACAGGTGCTGGAACGCGAGCAGATTCTCGAGTTGGTGTGGGGCAAGCCCTTCGTGGGTGATCCCAACACCTTGGATGTGTATATGGGCTATCTGCGCCGCAAGCTCGAGAAACCCGGCCTCGCGCAGCTGCTGCACACCGTGCGCGGAGTGGGCTTCATGGCCCGACTGGGGGAGGTGAAGGCCTGA